The Ictalurus furcatus strain D&B chromosome 5, Billie_1.0, whole genome shotgun sequence genome includes a region encoding these proteins:
- the LOC128607616 gene encoding interleukin-17 receptor E isoform X2: MRGRGVLACAVVALHLFLLVSALESHQQNVLVVREKWSNVDKKQSLPWINLSAFLVHGSACVRLRLRLKPLSNVTLRFEFNELAIRNFSTLVIQRGHHGNGTIWWKQLFDDHSRKVKMRILSSINKHLDVQREHVWQLQCKCFMAQLGNTVRVTVYDFNRTLITDSYTVKRPPKDQLQVASSFMAPGDLIPVYNVTLDIFAKRFIVGMEMGQKVNVRLCYENHAVCNGIISHEIDTDLNHMVTLNFPYLVPCLCVQMYYTVVDAKRHTTCPLKDQILPGGGEVLSSSSLRLFGSSILKWKHLCPLAQFKPAVSLCWQHTRNHSQCIPVQNSTLHMADLKYNVSDVDKHAHMCLKFFLNDSHQVFCPFSSGDLSEWEVTVVPGSRCLYVQLSSSIPASFAAQLCVEERGECVMKENVHTIQMEEGARDVVLTVPLPFFTSGLCVQVWRSEPALRGRRIICPDYTHRRWGLIVAASLALLVAITTVGILTYNLIKRQTSVWRSAERKPILLVCSSDDTSHVSAVCALAYGLQEELRMDVRLAQWAQCGTQTSLAQLGPAPWLYGQCQQVHSVGGMVLIAWSPKAQQTFLKWREREGGGKVDKEQKDKVLLEEWSDKQGQRWAESESSITAPVFNASLISMWAGLQSERHGQGFGLVCFRGLSGTRCIPKELRSIRRYCLPRDLSNLIHELDVNVHGPRSKVQNMSSWCCWPRLFSKGLSFWLSQRLAQRLNAWLPQTAAKPDRTCLLKPSRKIASEKTLKKRLKKKKKRRGTLCHPSVPEKNVECILVTQKKALLA; encoded by the exons ATGCGCGGACGAGGCGTGTTGGCGTGTGCAGTCGTCGCACTCCACTTGTTCCTTCTCGTGTCCGCGCTCGAGAGCCACCAACAAAATGTTCTTGTGGTCAGAGAG AAATGGTCCAATGTTG ACAAGAAGCAGAGCTTGCCGTGGATAAACCTGTCAGCGTTTTTGGTCCACGGTTCTGCGTGTGTGCGTCTGCGTCTGCGCTTAAAGCCCCTGT CCAATGTAACCCTACGGTTCGAGTTCAATGAGTTAGCTATTAGAAATTTCAGCACTCTTGTGATCCAGAGAGGTCATCATGGCAACGGCACTATTTGG TGGAAACAGTTGTTTGATGACCATAGTAGGAAAGTTAAAATGAGAATTCTCTCTTCCATCAATAAACATCTGGATGTCCAAAGAGAACATGTG TGGCAGTTgcagtgtaaatgttttatggCCCAGTTGGGAAATACAGTCCGTGTTACTGTGTATGACTTCAACCGAACACTCATTACCGACTCATACACTGTAAAGCGCCCTCCAAAAG ATCAACTTCAAGTTGCTTCCAGTTTCATGGCACCAGGAGACCTAATACCTGTGTATAATGTAACACTGGATATCTTTGCTAAACGGTTTATTGTTGGCATGGAGATGGGCCAAAAAGTGAACGTGAGGTTATGCTACGAAAACCATGCAGTGTGTAATGGAATCATATCCCATGAG ATTGATACTGATCTTAACCACATGGTCACTTTAAACTTTCCTTATTTGGTGCCCTGTCTATGCGTGCAG atGTATTACACTGTAGTTGATGCCAAAAGACACACCACCTGTCCACTAAAAGACCAAATACTGCCAG GAGGTGGAGAAGTGTTGTCCAGCAGCTCACTGCGGCTCTTTGGTAGCTCAATTCTCAAATGGAAGCATCTTTGCCCCTTAGCCCAGTTCAAACCTGCCGTCTCTCTCTGCTGGCAACATACCAGAAACCACTCACAGTGTATTCCTGTGCAAAACTCCACCCTGCACATGGCAGACCTG aaATACAATGTGTCTGATGTAGACAAGCATGCCCACATGTGTTTGAAG ttttttctgAATGATAGCCATCAGGTCTTCTGCCCCTTCAGCTCAG gtGATTTATCTGAATGGGAAGTTACAGTTGTTCCTGGATCTCGGTGTCTGTATGTACAACTGTCTTCCAGTATCCCAGCATCCTTTGCTGCCCAGCTCTGTGTGGAGGAACGGGGAGAATGTGTCATGAAAGAAAACGTGCACACTATTCAGATG GAAGAAGGTGCCAGAGACGTGGTCCTGACTGTACCTCTTCCCTTTTTCACCTCAGGACTGTGTGTGCAG GTGTGGCGTTCTGAGCCAGCTCTCCGTGGAAGGAGAATCATATGTCCTGATT ATACTCACAGGAGATGGGGTCTTATTGTTGCTGCTTCACTGGCTCTTCTGGTTGCTATAACAACAGTGGGCATCCTCACCTACAATTTGATCAAACGGCAGACGTCAG TATGGCGCTCTGCCGAGAGAAAACCTATTTTGCTCGTCTGCTCATCTGATGACACGAGTCACGTTTCGGCTGTGTGTGCTCTAGCGTACGGCCTGCAGGAGGAGCTGCGCATGGACGTGCGCCTGGCTCAGTGGGCACAATGTGGCACTCAGACCTCTCTGGCCCAACTAGGCCCTGCCCCCTGGCTCTACGGCCAGTGCCAACAGGTGCACAGTGTAGGTGGCATGGTGCTTATAGCCTGGAGCCCTAAAGCCCAGCAGACTTTCCTCAAATGGAGAGAGCGTGAGGGTGGAGGAAAAGTGGACAAGGAACAGAAGGACAAAGTGTTGCTAGAAGAATGGAGTGATAAACAGGGACAACGATGGGCAGAGAGCGAGTCTTCTATCACAGCTCCAGTGTTTAATGCCAGCCTCATAAGCATGTGGGCGGGACTCCAGAGCGAGAGGCACGGTCAAGGATTTGGGCTCGTGTGTTTCCGAGGCTTAAGTGGAACAAGGTGTATTCCGAAGGAGCTCAGAAGCATTCGGAGATACTGCCTTCCTAGAGATCTCTCAAACCTGATACATGAACTGGATGTAAACGTACATGGGCCAAGAAGCAAGGTCCAAAACATGAGTAGTTGGTGCTGTTGGCCCCGCCTTTTCTCCAAAGGACTGTCTTTCTGGTTGTCGCAGAGGCTAGCTCAGAGACTGAATGCATGGCTTCCTCAGACAGCAGCGAAACCAGATAGGACGTGTCTTCTGAAACCGTCCCGTAAAATTGCCAGTGAAAAGACGTTAAAGAAAaggttgaaaaagaaaaaaaaaagaaggggaaCTCTCTGTCACCCTTCAGTGCCGGAAAAAAATGTAGAATGTATACTGGTCACACAGAAAAAAGCGCTACTAGCGTAA
- the LOC128607616 gene encoding interleukin-17 receptor E isoform X1 — protein sequence MRGRGVLACAVVALHLFLLVSALESHQQNVLVVREKWSNVDKKQSLPWINLSAFLVHGSACVRLRLRLKPLSANVTLRFEFNELAIRNFSTLVIQRGHHGNGTIWWKQLFDDHSRKVKMRILSSINKHLDVQREHVWQLQCKCFMAQLGNTVRVTVYDFNRTLITDSYTVKRPPKDQLQVASSFMAPGDLIPVYNVTLDIFAKRFIVGMEMGQKVNVRLCYENHAVCNGIISHEIDTDLNHMVTLNFPYLVPCLCVQMYYTVVDAKRHTTCPLKDQILPGGGEVLSSSSLRLFGSSILKWKHLCPLAQFKPAVSLCWQHTRNHSQCIPVQNSTLHMADLKYNVSDVDKHAHMCLKFFLNDSHQVFCPFSSGDLSEWEVTVVPGSRCLYVQLSSSIPASFAAQLCVEERGECVMKENVHTIQMEEGARDVVLTVPLPFFTSGLCVQVWRSEPALRGRRIICPDYTHRRWGLIVAASLALLVAITTVGILTYNLIKRQTSVWRSAERKPILLVCSSDDTSHVSAVCALAYGLQEELRMDVRLAQWAQCGTQTSLAQLGPAPWLYGQCQQVHSVGGMVLIAWSPKAQQTFLKWREREGGGKVDKEQKDKVLLEEWSDKQGQRWAESESSITAPVFNASLISMWAGLQSERHGQGFGLVCFRGLSGTRCIPKELRSIRRYCLPRDLSNLIHELDVNVHGPRSKVQNMSSWCCWPRLFSKGLSFWLSQRLAQRLNAWLPQTAAKPDRTCLLKPSRKIASEKTLKKRLKKKKKRRGTLCHPSVPEKNVECILVTQKKALLA from the exons ATGCGCGGACGAGGCGTGTTGGCGTGTGCAGTCGTCGCACTCCACTTGTTCCTTCTCGTGTCCGCGCTCGAGAGCCACCAACAAAATGTTCTTGTGGTCAGAGAG AAATGGTCCAATGTTG ACAAGAAGCAGAGCTTGCCGTGGATAAACCTGTCAGCGTTTTTGGTCCACGGTTCTGCGTGTGTGCGTCTGCGTCTGCGCTTAAAGCCCCTGT CAGCCAATGTAACCCTACGGTTCGAGTTCAATGAGTTAGCTATTAGAAATTTCAGCACTCTTGTGATCCAGAGAGGTCATCATGGCAACGGCACTATTTGG TGGAAACAGTTGTTTGATGACCATAGTAGGAAAGTTAAAATGAGAATTCTCTCTTCCATCAATAAACATCTGGATGTCCAAAGAGAACATGTG TGGCAGTTgcagtgtaaatgttttatggCCCAGTTGGGAAATACAGTCCGTGTTACTGTGTATGACTTCAACCGAACACTCATTACCGACTCATACACTGTAAAGCGCCCTCCAAAAG ATCAACTTCAAGTTGCTTCCAGTTTCATGGCACCAGGAGACCTAATACCTGTGTATAATGTAACACTGGATATCTTTGCTAAACGGTTTATTGTTGGCATGGAGATGGGCCAAAAAGTGAACGTGAGGTTATGCTACGAAAACCATGCAGTGTGTAATGGAATCATATCCCATGAG ATTGATACTGATCTTAACCACATGGTCACTTTAAACTTTCCTTATTTGGTGCCCTGTCTATGCGTGCAG atGTATTACACTGTAGTTGATGCCAAAAGACACACCACCTGTCCACTAAAAGACCAAATACTGCCAG GAGGTGGAGAAGTGTTGTCCAGCAGCTCACTGCGGCTCTTTGGTAGCTCAATTCTCAAATGGAAGCATCTTTGCCCCTTAGCCCAGTTCAAACCTGCCGTCTCTCTCTGCTGGCAACATACCAGAAACCACTCACAGTGTATTCCTGTGCAAAACTCCACCCTGCACATGGCAGACCTG aaATACAATGTGTCTGATGTAGACAAGCATGCCCACATGTGTTTGAAG ttttttctgAATGATAGCCATCAGGTCTTCTGCCCCTTCAGCTCAG gtGATTTATCTGAATGGGAAGTTACAGTTGTTCCTGGATCTCGGTGTCTGTATGTACAACTGTCTTCCAGTATCCCAGCATCCTTTGCTGCCCAGCTCTGTGTGGAGGAACGGGGAGAATGTGTCATGAAAGAAAACGTGCACACTATTCAGATG GAAGAAGGTGCCAGAGACGTGGTCCTGACTGTACCTCTTCCCTTTTTCACCTCAGGACTGTGTGTGCAG GTGTGGCGTTCTGAGCCAGCTCTCCGTGGAAGGAGAATCATATGTCCTGATT ATACTCACAGGAGATGGGGTCTTATTGTTGCTGCTTCACTGGCTCTTCTGGTTGCTATAACAACAGTGGGCATCCTCACCTACAATTTGATCAAACGGCAGACGTCAG TATGGCGCTCTGCCGAGAGAAAACCTATTTTGCTCGTCTGCTCATCTGATGACACGAGTCACGTTTCGGCTGTGTGTGCTCTAGCGTACGGCCTGCAGGAGGAGCTGCGCATGGACGTGCGCCTGGCTCAGTGGGCACAATGTGGCACTCAGACCTCTCTGGCCCAACTAGGCCCTGCCCCCTGGCTCTACGGCCAGTGCCAACAGGTGCACAGTGTAGGTGGCATGGTGCTTATAGCCTGGAGCCCTAAAGCCCAGCAGACTTTCCTCAAATGGAGAGAGCGTGAGGGTGGAGGAAAAGTGGACAAGGAACAGAAGGACAAAGTGTTGCTAGAAGAATGGAGTGATAAACAGGGACAACGATGGGCAGAGAGCGAGTCTTCTATCACAGCTCCAGTGTTTAATGCCAGCCTCATAAGCATGTGGGCGGGACTCCAGAGCGAGAGGCACGGTCAAGGATTTGGGCTCGTGTGTTTCCGAGGCTTAAGTGGAACAAGGTGTATTCCGAAGGAGCTCAGAAGCATTCGGAGATACTGCCTTCCTAGAGATCTCTCAAACCTGATACATGAACTGGATGTAAACGTACATGGGCCAAGAAGCAAGGTCCAAAACATGAGTAGTTGGTGCTGTTGGCCCCGCCTTTTCTCCAAAGGACTGTCTTTCTGGTTGTCGCAGAGGCTAGCTCAGAGACTGAATGCATGGCTTCCTCAGACAGCAGCGAAACCAGATAGGACGTGTCTTCTGAAACCGTCCCGTAAAATTGCCAGTGAAAAGACGTTAAAGAAAaggttgaaaaagaaaaaaaaaagaaggggaaCTCTCTGTCACCCTTCAGTGCCGGAAAAAAATGTAGAATGTATACTGGTCACACAGAAAAAAGCGCTACTAGCGTAA